agtgGCCTGGCTCCCAACCCAGAAAAAAGCCCATCTCTGCCTTTCGACCGGGCTCATATGCAACCGGCACTTAACCCTAGCCTCACTCCCAGCGTCCCTCCTCTCATCCTGACACTCGAccgcggcgcccctcccctcctgatCAAGCGTGTCGCGCCTCTCCCTCCTAGCGCCCcggcctccctctcctctccctcccctcccgaTGGAGCGCAACGCCCATCCCTCTCCTCAACTCCCTCCGGCGGTGGTGGACGCGTGGCCCCGATGGCACGGGCGGAGGCAGTGAGGACGCGCGAGcacccctccctctcctctcttcccTCTGGCGGTGGTGGGCGCGCGGCCCCATTGCCGTGGACGGAGGCGGCGAGGACGTGCATCTCAGTGGTGGCGTGGCCGGGAGCAGGCGGCGCCTCTCCAACAAGTTCGCAGCCCCAACGTGATCTGGATCCAGTGGCTTCGCGAGATCTGGCACGAGGAGGCGGAGGCTGACGAGATCCAGGGGCGAGCGCGCTCACCGGTGGCGGATCCAAGGTGTGGCCGTCCTTCGGCGGCGGATCGAGGGTGGTGGCATCCCCCGGCGGCGGATCTAGGGCATGCCCGTCCTCCGGCGACGGATCGAGGGCGGGCAAGACCGGATCcagggacgacgacggcgacgacgcaTAGATCcagctagcggcggcggcggcgcatggaTGGCTCGGTGGGCTcgtggatgggctcggcgggccTGTCCacgggtttttctttttttttgtttttcgtgTTTGATTACCAACTGCCTCCGTATGTCACAGATTAACCatgacctttgattggaggcggttgcaatgcccgcctccagaaaccaaaaacgcccgcctccaataAGATTTCTATAGTAGTGCTGGCCTCTCGTTCAAGTCGTCGTTGACCTAAACACACAGTCGAGAAGACAAGCAAGTGATTTGCTTATAAATGCATCACTCATTTTGGTCGGAGTCGTAACACAAGCCCCCCCGCAGTAGAGATACCGGCGAAAAGGTCGACCGCCTGCAACTGCATCCAAAAATACATTACCCTACACCTGCAGTCCAGCTGGTTCTCGTTCACTTCATAAGCAGGTTGGTTGGTATGGTACTACTAGTGGTAGTAGCTGGTTGTTGCTTTGAATCTGTCTTATTCATACTTGAGAAAACCAGAAAATGAATGTTAATTTACCTCTGCATCCGATCGATCCGTACGTCTTTCCTAACGTAACCTTGTTTCAACTCTGTGTCGTCGATCGCTTGGCATCAAGAGAGAGATGCCGACGGTGGATCTGGTGATGACGACCATCGGGGTGGTGGTCAAGATCAAGGGCGTGCTGGAGAAGTTTCGAAGGAACAACGACGAGTGCGGCATGATCTACGGCCTCGTGGACACGGTAGGCCGCGACCTGATGCTGCTCAGAGACGCGCCCATCATGGAGGACGCGACGGTGCGCCCCGTGATGGAGCGTCTCAAGTGTACCCTCGAGCGCACGGCAGCGGAAGCCATCAAGTGCCAGACCTCTTGCGCCTTGGTCCGGTTCTTCAGGACCGACGACGTCGCCGCGAAGCTAGACCAGCTGAGGCAGGACATATCGGAGAAGATGCTGGGGCTTGTTCTTGCTACCAGCGTCAGTACCAACACGCTGGTGCAAGGAATTGGCCGAAGAATGGACCAAAACTTCGAGTTAATGCATCAGGAGATGCACAAAATCATTTATGCTGCCCTTGCTGCTCTTCTTCAGCCCCTGCAAAGCAAGGTAGTACGTGCCGTTGCTTTTTGATGGATGCTTACCCTGCGGCCTGCGCGCGCATACATATacatacaaacatatatatggGACTGTAATAGTATCGTCATTGCTTTGCTATTTCAGCTGGAACTTTCGGAGCAGCGTACCGCAGATCATACAACTGAAGATGCTAGAAACAAGAACAGAAGGGAGACAGAGAAAACAGGTGGTATGCATACAATCCAATTTCCTAATAAAAAATCCACCCACGATGCAGTGCAAGAATTGGTTCGGAAACTAGTATTATTCTACaaccactatatatatatatatatatatatatatgtgtgtgtgtgtgtgtgtgtgtgtgtgtgtgtgtgtgtgtgtgtgtatgtatgtatcATTATCATAGTAGCTCACAAACTTATTGCGTTAGTTGGCTGGCACGTACCCGGTCGCAAGCCACAGGATATAATGCTTATTCCGTGGTCTACTAAATTTATTATAATATATAATCACACAAGTGACATTTTTTAGTGTAACTAAGCTTCGTCATTATGCATTTAATTTGTTTTCATAATAACGACAGGTCTAATAAAATACAGTTGGTCTGCCTTGGAGGCTTCCCTAGCATCAAATGAAGAAATTGGCGGAGGTCACATTAGCACTGTCTACAAGGTACTTCAATCACGATCAAGGCTACATGCTTTTGGGTGATCGATCCCTTCTCATGCTTTTGGCGGAGGTCACACAGCCTTGACACGAGATCCGATCCCTTCTCCGTGCAAAACATTAGGAAAAAAAAATCCCCTTTCCACATCCACCTAATAATCAAAAGATCCCTTGTCCGTGCATAACATTAGAAAAGAAGATCCCCTTTCCACATCCACCTAATCAAAAGATCCCTTCTCCGTGCAACCCTTGATGCATGGAACCAGAAGAAAATAGGGACCACCTCGCATCCCGGCCTCCTTTGAGGAACCCGGATTTTCTCAACAACAAAAAATTAACCACGGACTTCTATTTCAGCAGAAAGGCCTAAAGGCGTAGGAGTATTATTTAGTTTTTCCTTTTCTCTGTTTCAATTTCCTTTGGTCTTGTAAGGCAAGTTTTGGGCCAAATTACAGTGGAAAAACTTGGTCCAAATAAAACATGGCCTAAGGTGAGTTTGCCTGCGTTTTTTGTACCTTTTGTTGATTTCCGTTATCCTTTTGTTGATTTTCTTGTTATACTACATCGTGACTTGTTTCAATAGGAACAATTCATTGTTCCAAGTTATATTTTGTATTTCCATTCGAGACAATATTACTGTTTTGTAGAATAGTTAAATTGTTCCAAGATTTTTGAAATGTTATACTATAATATAATGTAGTTATATTTTGGACCATAAATTCTGTAACATTCTTGATAGTTATTTTTCCTGTAGATTCCGTTGCTCAAAAGGGTTTTAAAATGTTTATGGTATTGATGGATATGTTTTTGCTGTTTGAACAGGAGACATCAATTGTTGTGTCTGTACTATAAATTCTTATGGTTTGTTTAATGGTTTAAAAAAATTTCGGTGATACTTTTAGCTATACTTTGCTTTTTCTATTATGATATTCATTGTATTATGTTACCTCTTGATTTGTTGTGTTTGTAGAAATCTATTGTGTATGAGCCAATTTTTTCATGATCATTTAAATGTTCTATACATGAGTTAGTTTCTTCTCTTGTGCATGTCTTTTTCTTCATATAGTGTAATTCGAATTGTTCATGTAACGTTATATGAGGCCAGCCCCTAGCTATGATACAAAATATG
This sequence is a window from Miscanthus floridulus cultivar M001 chromosome 10, ASM1932011v1, whole genome shotgun sequence. Protein-coding genes within it:
- the LOC136489512 gene encoding uncharacterized protein translates to MYFWMQLQAVDLFAVGNQTRKTKKKKNPWTGPPSPSTSPPSHPCAAAAASWIYASSPSSSLDPVLPALDPSPEDGHALDPPPGDATTLDPPPKDGHTLDPPPVSALAPGSRQPPPPRARSREATGSRSRWGCELVGEAPPAPGHATTEMHVLAASVHGNGAARPPPPEGREEREGCSRVLTASARAIGATRPPPPEGVEERDGRCAPSGGEGEEREAGALGGRGATRLIRRGGAPRSSVRMRGGTLGVRLGLSAGCI